CTTATAATTAATATTTATAAATTCTTCTGATTTGTCAATATTTTCCAAATTAATGGAATTAAGTTTTGATGATACTAATCCGCTTAGTCCATCGTTTTTTATCGATTTTAGTTTAATATTTATAATTCCTCCTCTACCACTACCTCCAGTTTGCATTGCAGCATCGATCAATTCTATTTTTTCAACTTTGTCCACCGGAACCATTTCAATTTTAGGATATAAATTTTCTACTGGCTGGTCGTCAACATAAATTGTAGCTGTTGCGCCTTTGTATCTAATATTTCCATCATCACTAACCACTACCCCCGGCATTGTTCTTAATAAATCTAAAACGGATCTTGCTGCTACGATTTTGCCTTCATTCATAGTAAAAATTTTTTTGTCGAATTTTTGTTCAACAACGTTTATATTTCCTACAATTGTCGCTTCTTTTATTTGGGTTGCATTTGGAATTATATTTATAACGCCAATATTAATTTTGGAATCATTGTTAAAAGCAAAATCAAATCTTTTATCATTATAGCCCATGTATCTGGTTAATAAATACATTCCTTTCTGATAAGAAATATTTTTAAATATAAATTCCCCTTTATCATTGGATAAAATATTGGTTAATATTGAATCTTCGTTATTTTTTAATATTATATTTCCATATGGAAGTTTTGATTTTGTAGTGCTGTCGGCAATAGAACCAATTATATCAATAGTTTGCGATTTGCAAGTTATTGTAAATAGGATAAACAGGACATGAATTATTTTTTTCATATTCCAAAAATAGAAGTTATTTATTTGATTTTACCAGGCATTTCCCATTATCCCATATTCCATTCAAGCTGTCAGTAGGAATAAAATTATTTTTTTCATCAAGAAAATTTCCGAGGGAATCTTTTTTTATAATTTTCATTTGGCCTCCAATAATGGCATCGATAACAAGAACCTGCAATTCAACTTCAGAAATATTTTTATTTTCTTTTCCGATTTTAATTCCAATTTTATTATTGTATAAATCCATATCACCATTGGCTTTATCAGGATGAGCGCCATCTTCAAGCCGATGCTTTTTGTAATCGATATAATTTGCTTTTTCATGTGCACGACCAAGTTTCAGTGCTTTGCGCCAGCCGATCTGTTGCGCCAGTGTAGCCATCCAATAGGCATGACGAAATGCATCAACCTGACCACCATTTTTATCTCCGTCTAAAGTTTTTATTTTGGCAACACTGTCGGTTACTTTTAAAATGTATTGTGAAATATTCCATGCTTTCATGGCTACAAACGGATGTTTTATAGCCCAGCATTTTTCAGGTCGGCTTAATTTTCGAAATAATTTTAATGATGAAGTATGCTGTGCATTAAGTGATACATGTAACAGTAAAAGAATAATAAAAATATTTTTTTTTAATAAAGATTTCATAAAACTATCACAACTATTATATATAAAAACTTTTTGCAATAGGTTATTTTAATTTTTCAGCATAATAAAAATTTGCAGGAAGTCCGCCCGTATGCCAGAAAAGTACATTTGAATTTGAGCGTATCTTTTTATTCTTTATGAAATCCAACATACCATGAAAAGCTCTGGCAGTATATACAGGATCAAGTAAGATGCCTTCAGTTGTTGCTAATTCTTTAATGGCAGATATTTCATCATTGGTAACAACTCCGTATCCGTTTTCATCATAACCCTTAATAAGTTTGATGTCTTTGAGTTGGTAATCTTTCCGGAAGTTAAATAATTTTTTTCCGTCGGTTATAATGTTTAAAACCACTTCTTCTAAAGTTAATCCATTCGTTTCGGCTTTATCTATATTGATTGGAACTAATTCGGAATTTAATTCAAATAAATCTTTCCCCAATGTTAATCCTGCCTGCGTGCCACCGGAGCTTGAAGCAAAAAAGATATAATCAATTTCCAAATTAAGTTCAGTAAGTTGTTGTTTTAATTCCTTTACAGCATTTACATAACCGAGCGCTCCGGTAATATTTGAACCACCATAAGGTATTACATAGCACCTTTTTCCATTTGCTTCCAGTTCGGTTTTTAACAATGAAATATCTTCTCCTTTTCTTTTTCCTCCGTTAAAGTGAAAATGCGCTCCTAATAAATGCGATAGCAACAAATTGCCATTGTATTTTTCCGGGTCTGTTCCATCCAGCATTAAATGGCATTCTATGCCTGAAGCAGCACAAGCTGCAACAGTTTGCCGACAATGATTTGATTGCTGTGCACCTGCAGTTATAATAGTATTACAGTTATTATTTATGGCTTCGTATATTAAATATTCGAGTTTCCTGGTTTTGTTTCCTCCGCTGGCTAATCCAGTATTATCGTCTCTTTTTATAAAAATATTAAAATCAGAATATTTTTTTGATAGATTTACCATTTTATGCAATGGTGTTGGTAAAAATCCCAGATTGATTTTGTTGTTTAATATCATTTTCGTTAAAAAGTTATAATGGATTTCAAAGGTAAAAATAATAAGAATCAAAAAATAATCATTTCACCCAATAACCTTATTAATGCCACTTTGTCATTGTTTTAGCAAATTGCATTATCTTTGCAGCGCAGGAAACATTATGATTTATATTACTCGCAGAGAATCGTTCAATGCAGCCCATAGACTTTTCAGGGAAGATTTTTCCGATGAAAAAAATTTTGAAGTCTTTGGGAAATGCTCCAATCCTAACTGGCACGGGAATAATTATACTTTGTTCGTAACAGTAAAAGGAAATATCAATCCTCAAACCGGATTGCTGATTAACCTGAAAGATTTAAGTGCATTAATAAAATCGGAAATCATTGAGAAAATCGACCACAAGAATATAAATATTGAAGTCGATTTTATGAAAAATGTTTTGGCATCAACAGAAAATATTGCAATTAAAATTTGGGAACAGCTTGAAGTTCCTGTAAAGTCAATGGGCGCTGAATTGCATTGCATTAAATTGGTTGAAACAGAAAATAATTTTGTAGAATATTTTGGGAAAGAAAAGAAATAAGTTGACAAGTCATAAGTTATAAGTAGAAAATATTATTGGAATAAAATAAATTTTATGATTGATATAAATAAAGAAATGGGAAAGCAGAATGAGATGGATGGCTATGCAAAGATTGATGCTTACAATCCTGAACTGATAAAAAAATTATCTGCTCATTATTATGAAATTTTAGGACTTATTGGTGAAAACCCTGATAGGGAAGGGCTTTTGAAAACTCCCGAAAGAGTAGCCAAATCATTACAATTTCTTACTTACGGCTATGATCTGAACCCGGAAGAAATTCTACGTTCGGCCATGTTTAAAGAAGATTATAAACAAATGGTTCTTGTTAAAGACATTGAAATTTATTCGATGTGTGAACATCATATGCTTCCATTTATAGGTAAAGCTCATGTGGCATATATTCCCAACGGGTATATTGTAGGATTAAGTAAAATACCTCGTATTGTTGATGCTTTTGCCCGTAGGTTGCAGGTACAGGAAAGGCTTACTACACAAATTAAAGAATGTATTCAGAATACACTTAATCCTTTAGGTGTTGCGGTAGTTATTGAAGCGGAGCATTTATGCATGCGCATGAGAGGGATACAAAAACAAAATTCTGTTGCTACTACTTCAGATTTTACAGGCGCTTTCTGTACTGAAAAAACGCGACAGGAGTTCATTCATTTATTAAGTTCAAATCTTCATTAAGCGAATTAAAATTTTACTAATTTTGCACGTCAAATTTTAAATTATAAAACTATGTTCAATTTCAATCAAAATCAAAATAACGAAAATACATATGTAAACCCTAACACAGGGGCTATTGCAGTACCTAAAA
This sequence is a window from Bacteroidales bacterium. Protein-coding genes within it:
- a CDS encoding D-cysteine desulfhydrase family protein is translated as MILNNKINLGFLPTPLHKMVNLSKKYSDFNIFIKRDDNTGLASGGNKTRKLEYLIYEAINNNCNTIITAGAQQSNHCRQTVAACAASGIECHLMLDGTDPEKYNGNLLLSHLLGAHFHFNGGKRKGEDISLLKTELEANGKRCYVIPYGGSNITGALGYVNAVKELKQQLTELNLEIDYIFFASSSGGTQAGLTLGKDLFELNSELVPINIDKAETNGLTLEEVVLNIITDGKKLFNFRKDYQLKDIKLIKGYDENGYGVVTNDEISAIKELATTEGILLDPVYTARAFHGMLDFIKNKKIRSNSNVLFWHTGGLPANFYYAEKLK
- a CDS encoding 6-carboxytetrahydropterin synthase; the encoded protein is MIYITRRESFNAAHRLFREDFSDEKNFEVFGKCSNPNWHGNNYTLFVTVKGNINPQTGLLINLKDLSALIKSEIIEKIDHKNINIEVDFMKNVLASTENIAIKIWEQLEVPVKSMGAELHCIKLVETENNFVEYFGKEKK
- the folE gene encoding GTP cyclohydrolase I FolE is translated as MDGYAKIDAYNPELIKKLSAHYYEILGLIGENPDREGLLKTPERVAKSLQFLTYGYDLNPEEILRSAMFKEDYKQMVLVKDIEIYSMCEHHMLPFIGKAHVAYIPNGYIVGLSKIPRIVDAFARRLQVQERLTTQIKECIQNTLNPLGVAVVIEAEHLCMRMRGIQKQNSVATTSDFTGAFCTEKTRQEFIHLLSSNLH